The sequence CAGCGCCAGTTGCATCATCTTGCGCCGGTTTTCCGGAATGTCGCGCAGCCTTCCCTGCAAATTCCGCGCCTGCTGTTGCTGCTGCGGAGTCAGACTATCGAATTCCTTCATGCGTTGAATGACGCGTTCTTTCTGCTCTGGCGGCAGCTTATTAAATTCCGTTAAGCGGTTCTGCAATTGCTGCTTCTGCTCCGGAGACAGCTTCTGGAATTGCGAATCGTGATTAAGCGCCTTCTGCTGCTCCACCGGACTCAAGTCTTTATGCTGGTGAAGCCACTCGCCCACCCGTGGGTTGGCGGGCCGGACGTTCTGTATTCTGGGCTGGTTGCGCGGCGGATCGCTGGGATGAGGCCCCTTGGAACCGGCATAGGCAAACGAGCATGCCAGCACAACGCATGCCAGCATCACCGAAATTGCCCTTCTGCGAATCACGTTACCTTATGGGTTCCGATCCTGTTGCTGTTGTTGCTGCTGTTGGGGTTCATCGTCATACAGCAGATCGAAGTTATTATAAACATCCGCATTTTTGTCGAGCGCCTGCAAATCAGAGACCGCCGCGCTGTCGTTGACTTGGACCGTCGGCGGCACTGCTTGATACACCATCACACCGGCTGCGATGGCGAAAGAAAGCGCTGCAGCCATCACCGGCTGCCAGCGTACATGCAGCCAGCCCGCCTTGAGCCAGCCAAAATCGTTGCGTTGCTGTAAGGTCTTTTCTTCGCGCAGACGTGCCTGCAAACGGACGTCAAAATACGGTGAGGGCTCCGGCGCGCTCCAACCATCCAGCAGAGCCATGGTTTGGCGCAGCGATTTTACCTCGGCCGCGCAGGCCGCACACTCTTCCACGTGGCGCGCGGCATTTTGATCTACCGTGGCGCCGGGCGTCACCAGATCGAAAATTTGTTCACGGACATCTTTACAATTCATACCAACCTCACAGCAAGTCCTTCAATTTCTCGCGCAACGTCTCGTAGGCCCGAAACAGCAGTGACTTGGTTGCTGATTCACTCATCTTTAGAACGTTGGAAATCTCCCGATAATCCATCTCCTGATACTTATGCATGAGAACCGCCAGCCGTTGCCTTTCCGGCAGGGCCTCCACGTGGCTCCGTATCTTCTGCATGCGCTCACGTTGCACCAGCTCTTCTTCTATCGTGCAATGGTTGTCAGCCACGTCGAGCGACCGGCCACTTTCCTCGTCAGGCTCATCCAGACTGACGCTGACCTCGGCCCGCTCGGCCTTGGTGTCACGCAGGTGGTTCAGCGCCAGGTTGGTTGCGATCCGGTATAACCAGGTGCTGAACTTGGCCTCGGCCGCATAACTCTGCCGTGAGCGATAAACCCGCAGAAAGACCTCTTGTGCCAGCTCCTCCGCCACAGATTGGTTCCGCGCCATGCGGAACATGAAACCGATCATCGAGCGTCGGAATTTCTGTACCAGGTAATCGAAGGCGCTATCATCGCCGGCCTTCACTCGCAGCATGATCTCGGAGTCGGAAAGCTCGACGATGACTCCCGGCGCGAGCGTCAGGGCTGCCTCGCCGGAAGGCGCTTGATTTGTCGTGCCTCCCAGGCCAGCAAAACCGGCTTGTTTCAGCGCAACGCTGCTCACACCCGAGTTAACCCCGCTGGAGCCGGAAAGTTGCGCGGAATCAGCGGCTTTGGCCCGCGTGGAAGAGGCTAGCGGGTCTGCCACAGGAGGCCGGGATTCGGAACCAGAAGGCATAAAAAAGAACTGACCAGAAATTGTAGTACATATGGCCCGTTTTTACGCAAAATACAGAATTTGAAAGGCTTGTATGCCCTTCTTATCAGGGGGCTTAACAGCTTTATATTTCAAGACTTAGAGGACCTTTACAATCAGAGGACGTTGCAGCGTAGTCTTTAACATGAAAGCATCGCAATCCGCGAAAATCTGTGAAATCCGCAGTGGGTTCCTTGGAGCTTGGAGCTTAGAGCTTGGAGCTGTCTTTTAATGCGGTTTGGGCGAGCGCCTCTGCACCAGCACGGTCGAGTTACTAATGGCAAAGTTGAAATCGCCTCCATAAGCCGCAGTGACCTGGTGGTTGCCAATCGTCCATTGATTGGTCGTGTAGGTGGCGATTCCCCCTCCGTTCAACGGCGCAGTACCCATTTGCCTTGCGCCGTCCCAGAAAGTCACTGTTCCCGTCGGCGTTCCCGTGGATGTGACCGTCGCCGTCAGAGTCACATATTGTCTGAATGACGACGGGTTCAAAGATGAGACCACGACCGTAGTCGTAGACGTCTTCGGATTTACTTGCTGAGGCACGACCGGCGAAGTGTTCCCCAGGAAGCTTGAGTCGCCCGCGTAGCTTGCCGTCATCGGATGGCTTCCCAGCGCCAGCGCCGAAGTAGAGAACGTGGCAACTCCGCTGCCATTCAGCGTGCCCGATCCTAATTTGGCGGCGCCATCGAGGAACAATACGCTACCGGTAGGAAACACGCCGCCGAGCTGTCCCAGGGTGGCGGTGAAGGTCACCGAATTCCCCAGCAACGATGGATTCGCTGAGGAGCCCAGGCTCACTGTAGGCGTCCCCTTGCTTACCATCTGGGTGATGGACGCCGATGTGCTGCCCGTGAAATTGCCGTCGCCGCCGTAAACCGCCGTGATGCTATGACTGGCAACGCTGAGGTTTGAAGTTGAGAACGTGGCCGTGCCGCCGCTGACCGCTCCTGTTCCCAGCGTAGCCGCGCCGTCTTTAAAGGTGACCGTACCCGTCGGAGTTCCGGCTCCCGTCGCCACGGTTATCGTGGCCGTGAAGGTCACGGAAGTTCCAAGGATTGAGGGTGATCCTGAAGTGCCCACGCCAGTCGTGGTCGTCCCTTGGCTTACATTTTGAGTAATAGATCCGGACGTACTGCCAACAAAGCTGCCATCGCCTGCGTAAACCGCGGTAATGCTATGGGCGCCGACAGCTAATGCAGCCGTGGAGAACGTGGCGTGTCCGGCGCCGTTGAGCGCTCCCGTTCCCAGCGTGGAAACGCCGTCCATGAAGGTAACGGTGCCCGTCGGAGTTCCCGCCCCAGTGGCCACTACGATGGTTGCCGTAAACGTCACCGAGTTTCCGAAGATCGAGGGTGACCCGTTGGTCGCTACGCTGCTGGTGGTGGTTCCCTTGTTCACGTTTTGATCAATCGGTCCCGAGGTGCTGCCGCTGAAATCAGTGTCGCCGTTGTAGGTGGCGGTGATCGGATGGCTGCCCACAGACAGGGCCGATGTGGGGAATGTCGCTGTGGTGCCGCTCAGCGCTACCGTCCCACCTCCGATCGGAACGCCGTTGTCATTGAAAGTAACGGTCCCCGTAGGCGTGCCTGCTCCGGGCGAATTCACCGATACATTGGCGGTGAACGTCACAGAAGTTCCAAAGATGGAGGGCGTTCCTGAAGTGCCCACGGTGGTGATCGTCCCTCCCTGGTTCACAGTTTGGGTAAACACTCCTGAAGTGCTGCCGTTAAAGGTAGCGTCACCGCCGTAAACCGCGGTAATGCTATGGGAGCCGACCGCCAGCCCTGCAGTGGAAAGCGTCGCCACGCCGCCACTGAGCGTTCCCGGCCCCAACGGAGTAACCCCATCGAAGAAGTTGACCGTGCCCGTGGGCGTTCCCGCTCCCGGGGAATTGACGTTTACCGTGGCCGTGAAGGTGACGAGCTGTCCAAACACGGAAGGGTTCATCGGGTTGGTGACAATCGTGGTTGTGTCCGCCTTGTCCACCACCTGGTTCAGCACGGCCGACGTGCAACTGGCAAACGTAATGTTACCCGGATAGTTCACCGTAATGGGATGAGAGCCTATCGAAAAAGTAGAATCGGTTTCCGTAGTCTGGCCAGAGCCGTCCAGATTTCTGATGCCAAAATTCGAGATTCCATCCAGGAAATTCAACGGTGGCGGGCTGAAAGGAGTACCGCTCCCTGAGCTGACCGCGCCCGTAATGATCACGGGCTGCCCAAAGAC comes from Terriglobales bacterium and encodes:
- a CDS encoding sigma-70 family RNA polymerase sigma factor, whose amino-acid sequence is MADPLASSTRAKAADSAQLSGSSGVNSGVSSVALKQAGFAGLGGTTNQAPSGEAALTLAPGVIVELSDSEIMLRVKAGDDSAFDYLVQKFRRSMIGFMFRMARNQSVAEELAQEVFLRVYRSRQSYAAEAKFSTWLYRIATNLALNHLRDTKAERAEVSVSLDEPDEESGRSLDVADNHCTIEEELVQRERMQKIRSHVEALPERQRLAVLMHKYQEMDYREISNVLKMSESATKSLLFRAYETLREKLKDLL
- a CDS encoding DUF3106 domain-containing protein, whose product is MIRRRAISVMLACVVLACSFAYAGSKGPHPSDPPRNQPRIQNVRPANPRVGEWLHQHKDLSPVEQQKALNHDSQFQKLSPEQKQQLQNRLTEFNKLPPEQKERVIQRMKEFDSLTPQQQQQARNLQGRLRDIPENRRKMMQLALRNLRQMDPQQREQVLNSERFKSMFNDNERSIMGGLAELPIGKGAQPEPETAQQPSQQNAEK